AAATTTCTACTTCCCCATGTTACCAATCTTTGGTTAACACCCCTTACCTACATATAAATTTCCTTTATGCTACTTACCAATTATACTAGCAATCTTTGGTTAACACCCCTTACCAATTGCATGAAGCTTTAAGCAAAGTGGCAAACAATTTGGATTCAGGGGAAGGGAAGAGTCTGtttgaaaatgttagcaagtaatAAACAGCTAAGCAGCAGGAGCAGcacctttttattattattattatttatttatttttaacacacacacacacacccccgcacactcacgctagtggaatttcgccacctatgagtactcgaacccttgaccagcaGGAGCAGCACCTGGTTACAAAGATCATGCTATTAATGCTAATTTCCTCCTATAAAGACTGAATCTTTGGACACAACCTCACCTTACTCAAATGCTTTCAAAGCAGTGGCCAATGTTCACCTTCTTGTGCTTTTGTGAGAGAGACAAATTCATGATAACACCTTTGCACCCAATCCTTTTAATGCTAGCCACTATACGAAAGGGTCTGAATATATACTGATCTCCTCAACCAAAGACCTTCCTTCTTGGGCCCAAAGACTAGCTTGGTCATGGGACTCAAACATCCTCCCTCAAGTCTCCTCTTTTGACAGCCCTCCAAGGCTGGAGAAAGCCCAAGGGAAACCCATGTGGTCCACTATCTAAAGGACAGAAACCTTGCGAAATGTCAGTCATACTTCTATTGATCTTGGCATTGTTATGGTACTCAAAGAGGCATGTCGATCCTCTCCTTCCCAAAAATGCTGCAACAATGTTAAGGAAAACCCAACTTGTTTAACATCCTGACATTCCAGTTGTCCACACAACCACCTTCCCCCCCCCACAACACATTTATTTATGGTTGTAGTTATTTGAATTTTGTGTTACCTGAAAGGTGCACCAGGTCAATGAAATTTGTATAAAAGGAATGGTCATTTTTGAGTTGCAAGATATTCAGATGTAGATTGGGCAGGTTCCTTAGTAAATAGATGATCCACTATTGGATATTTTACGTTTTCGGGAGGAAATCTAGTCacatggaagagcaaaaagcagatCATGGTGGCCCAATTGAGTGCCGAAGTAGAGTATAGAGTTAATGGGATTTGCAGTACACCTCCTGTGAGTTAATGTAGATCAAGAAATTGTTGCTAGAAATGGGATTTGCAGTACACCTACCTATGCAATTAGTTTGTGACAATCAGGCTGCTTACACATGGCAAAAAATTCAGTCTATCTCAAAAGAACGAAACACATTGAAGTCAATTGTCACTTCATATATGATAAAGTTTCCACTGGCGAAATCTCTACTTTACGTGTTCAATCTAAGGACCAACTTGTTCATGTCTTTGCCAAAGCTCTTTGTTCCACTCAGACTACACAAATATTCTAAGCTTGGCACAAATTATATAtgtgctccaacttgaggggaagTGGTAATGAATGTGATATGGACCTGCATATGTGCACTTATATAGGTTATTTTGGTCTAGGACATGAGAGAATGTTTGCTTTTGTTATTAATGACATTTCTGTAATTATGAAACTTTCGTAAGGGATGAACAATAACTTCGGCCCATTTTTTTCTCTACATTCGTTTCTCATCTCTTTCGTTCTTTCTTCTCTATTCCATCTCTCTTTGCATTGTTTTACATACCTCTTAGCCCAAACATTAATAATTAAAAGATGGGGTTATGGTGGCGGTGGTGATGATTCACACCCATTAGTCTGGATATTAATACTTGGATgttatgatggtggtggtggggaTTTGCACCGTTAGTTCAAATATTAACAACCATCAGGTTTTGGGTCTCTGCCTGAATAAGATTGGGATCTGGCCTGCAATAAAGGCTTGCGGTTTGGTTATGAACCTGATTTTGAAGTTCAGTTAAGAAACGGGTTGGGCTGTGGTCAAGGTTGGTTTATGATTTTAGTGCTTGGACTTTGACCTGATATCAAAGTCCCGATTACTATTCGGGCTGGGCCCGATTGAGATTCAGGCTGGGCCTTCAGGCTGACCATGATGGGTCAGATCTGGACCATTGCCAACcctacccaaaaatgaagcttgtGCACCACCAAGTTTGGTTCAGCAATGCAAAGGAAGTTAGTTAACCATGCCAAACAACCTTTTGCAGTCTGTTGCTAAATCATAAATTGTGAATCCAGGTTAATCCAGAACCCAAGTTTGGGTTTTCAGATGGGAAGAAGCAGCTCTTGGGGAGCCGCAGGCTTTAGCTTTAATGCAGGTCGTGCCCAGCAGGATGGTGGGAGCAGCGGTGGTTATCTCTCTACAGTTCTAAACTCGGCAAAGCAGAGAGCTGCATCTCTTAGATGGTCCCAACTAGATGCTTCTCCATTGGGAGACCCAAAGGGTGAGAggctcatttcattttctacaccGCCTGTGTCTGTGGTAGCTGCTGAAGTAATTTCAACTCGTACGGATATGGAAGCTGATGAACTGCCCTTGTCAAGCCATATGGTGGATGAGCATTTCGATTTGCCCACTATCATTGACGAAAGCTCCTCAGCCCATGATCCATCACCGATGTTAGAGAATTATGAGAAGTATAGATCCGATCAAGAAGCCAAACTGGCGGAATGGCTGGAAGGGATTGAAAACCGGAGTGGATCCGTGGACACAAGTCGGGTCAACGTGAGCTAGCAGTCTGGGGTGGTTTTGCATGGATAATACTGCTCAAACGATATAAAAGCTTGTAACTTATATTTGTTGAGTATGATTAGGGGTGTCTCAGTGACTGCTCTGCTCTTTATTGGGGGACCATCTTGTCAATGGTGAGATCTGTAATGATTTATGCTCTACAGAGATGTTGTATGTAGCACCCTTCTAATTGCTACTGTGTTCTATTTCTGAGGTATTGTACAATGCTCGGGCTCAATGTTTGTAGCTTTCATTttgttcaagtggggcccatggttccatATTGTAGCCAATGGCATGATGGGCCCGTCATCACTAAACTAGATATTGGTGTGACGATATTGCTGCATGGTCCTAAAACTCGGTGTCTTGACTTGAAACACAGCCGAGTCAACTTGACTTGGTAGGATTTCGATCTGAGTCACtatgggcccgtttggataccatcaaataagtttTCTTAatttagtttggttattaaacttaaatatCTTAATGAATCATAACGAATCCTTCATGTGATAAATGGATGGGATCTCTATTTATGCCATGTTGGGAATTCACTCCttgatgtttttcagaaatccactccgtcaaccATTTGATTCAGCTCATTGTGGcgggtgggcccaaatatgaggtatatccaacaatcaggtgggccacacaaagtggtATTGACCGCTCACTGTCAAAACCAAGCTGAATGTCGTGTGGCTCTCCTGAGATTTCTGAGAAGTCATTCCGTCCACcggtttttccagcttattttaatgGATAGATCCAAATGtaatgaagatccaaatctcaggtagaccacagcTTGAAACCGTGTTATTGAACCCCCACCAACAGAGGATCTCAAAAAAATGGAGTGTCCTATAAAGTTTTTTAGAAATGCACTCTATCTATcatttttgtcagctcattttaaaacgTGGGTTCGAATATAAGGCAGATCTaacacttaagtgggccacaatatttCGGGTACACAAtcctttttcctcttcatttgctAGGTTCAAATTTTCACTCTTCCTTCATCTTGATGCCTGGAGTTTGCAAGTATATTCGTAAGTGTAGGGGCTCATAATATTAGTGCGGGATGCATGATGAAGACTGTAATGGAAAATGCCTCAATGTTTATACGTAGCCAAAATGCAAGAATGCTCATGATACATGATATATAACACAGAAATCCACGGAGTGAATGCCAAACTCAAATGGTAATTCAGCGGGCCGCTACCGTCATAATTGTATTGCATAGTCCATACTGTCGCTGAATCACTCGGGAACAATCGGGGTTGACACCCATGCATCAGACACTAGGGATCGACCTTGCTATTTGTTAGTGGAGTTGTTAAATCATCACTAGGCAAGCTAGTAACGGACCCTCATCTGTGCTTCTTCTTGTCGGCAGGGTCAAGCCGGTCCCTATTCACACCTCAGTCCTAAAGCAAGTTAGACCCACCCTATCTCATCACAACCTTGATAGtaagagtcaaatccatgacccatgcgTCCACTCAGTCCGGCAAAGAGGCATCCCCACGTACCATCAAGGTTTAGGGACTATCAACTCAAAGAGCCTTGTCACTGCTAGTATTTTATATTCCTGGTGTCCTGCCCTCGTTGGGATTGACAAATCATATCATATCATCACCAACATCAAGTTATCAAGTATTGTCCATATAATACAGTATGACCGTGGACTCTAGAGTATAATCGATGTCATGCACAAAATCAAGTAATCAAGTGTTCATGTCATATGACATTCATACAAAGCAATTGGTACTTATGCGCACGTGGATGACTCAACCAGTCATATTGAAATGGAGCTCATACAGATAAAATAAGAACTACTTATTGCATAATCAAGGATGTGAGGTAGCACTACTAACCACTCAAGCATTCATGATTTCATCATGCTCATGATGCATGAACTGAATTTATATGCAAATATGCTATCCCTTGCCTTGATTAGCCCATACTCATTTACCAAACCAGTCCCTCAATCATGATCATTAGGCCAGCTACTATCCATACTAATACAAAATACTATCATTATTATCATCTACGGGCACTAGAATCATCACTACATTGGTTGCCTTATTGGTTTAATATGACTCTTTTTCATTATTAGGGTGGCTAAGATTCACTTTGCTTTTGATTGCTTCATTATTTACTCccaaataggggtgtacacgaaccgagctagctcgactcgacttgaaaaagcttgattcgactcggttcgaagctgagttcgaaccgagttgagctgattttttgagcttgaacgagctggccccagcttgaattgaactccgatcgaaccagttcggtgactcggttactttgatattgatgttgcttaccaagtgcttgatgaaatgactcaatgaagtatgGTGGCAGCAAGGAAGGTGTGTATaagaaacaaataccattttttttaattgatttttacgttgcttagaaggtgtttgataaaatacctgtaaaaccactgctgctgttttacatatagtgagattttgaaggtgcagtccatgtgtttgtgaaaatgctgcataggagaacttggctcaaactggcatgagctgttgaccgaaccgagctgagttggccagtcaagctcgaggattgagccgagccgagttcaagctaggggtcagctagtggccgagttgagtcgagctgaggccagctcgactcggtgtacacccctactcgcAATTAGTTCTTGGTTTCACCCTTTGTATTTATCCTCACACATTCCATTCATATGGGCCTATTAGTAGGTAGTTGATTTGAGATGTACATAGTAACTCTAGTGAAGGTCCAAGCCAACTTCTAGTCGGGTTCATGAGAGGCCCATCAACTTTGTTTGGGCTTAGGTGTTTGGGCCCTAAGGTTTGATTTTGAGTAAAACCCAAAAGAATCACGTTGATGGTGTAGTTGAAGGATCATACCAACTATATTTAAACCCATCTAAAGGTGAAAAACTTGGGCCTTATTTTGGGCTCCAATTTGATGAGGGGGTTAGACGGATCATATCGACCCCAAATTTGATACACATGGCAACCATCATGCTATCACCACATAAAATATGGGATTAATTGGATAGCTGTGATCCCCATATATCTAGACTATTTAGAAGGGTGTTAGTGCTAACCACTGCATTAGAAAGCAAATCTAGTCCGATTTCTATCAATTAGATGTAGGGGTTAAATAGATCGGATTGACCCCATATTTAATACTCATGGCAAGCATTATGTATATTATCACTGCACAAAATTTGGGATCAATTAGATATTTGTGAACCTTACAAATTTTGACCGTTCAAAAGAGTGTCAGTGTTGTGCACGCTGTCCCAGTAGTGTGGTGAGCTCCTACTATGGCCCACAttagtggacggggtggataaaatacatacatcaaggtggtcgcTTGGAACTTCCCCAcccctggacgatgtggataaaacacattgtggtgggccccacagtgatcacATGTTAATGTCCAACAGCGTGAGGGTCCACACTGTGGGTCCCTTgattggacgacatggatataacatgtacatcatgatggtCCTTTAGCCTGGAATCCAAGGCAGAGAGGGAATAGAGTGAGGAGATGGAGAGAAGGGGGGACTGAAAcccctctggtgggccacacgctggAGCACAACGTGATCAACACGTTGTTCCAGCGTGTGGGCCTCACACAGTGGGTTCCACTCAAAAGGGTCCAATAAAATACCTCAAGGCGGGGTGCACTCAGGTCTTTAATTAAGAAAAACATCTAGTGGGGAAGAAAGATGGATTATTATGCAACAAAACATGATTTATCTTTGGGCACCTAAATGCATGCACTTGGGGCCCAAGGGGGCGTGTCGTATCTCTACGAATAAGAACTTTTTGGCTtatttatataattttattttatttttcttaagacTAATAAAACTCTAGTTAAGgtgcttatttgtttagaaagtaGCAAATAAGCTCCTATTTTATAAGTTGAGGAGGGGTTACTTTTAAAAACAACACTTATTTAGCTTAAGTGGATAGGCGTTTTGGGCTAATTTTTGGATAAGTTTGTCCTTAAACTTTTCAAGTAATTCCCATCTTACCCTCTTACTCTTTTCTTTACCGTCTCTTtgaggtaggcccacatgatgaacgacccatattaaaggtgggccccatatgatgaatggtccacattaaaggtgggcacACATAATGCACAATCACATCAAAGgtgaaccccacatgatggacaatccacatcaagcaagccctacttgatggatggtccatgtctaaggtaggacccacatgatggatggtggacattgaatgtgggaccgcatgatggaaggttgacattaaaggtgggcccacatgatgaatgactcatattgaaggttgggcccacatgatggacaatccacaacaaacgtgggacctacctgatggatggtggacatcacaggtgggttccacatgatggaaTATCCACAtcaagttggccccacatgatagatggttcaCAACAAagttgggacccacatgatgaatggtggatgtcaaagatgggcccctcatgatgaacgacccatattgaacgtggggcctcgcatgatggatggtccacattaaggtgggcccacataatgaacagttcacatcaaaggtgggcctcgcatGATGAATGATccgcatcaaagtgtggcccagccTGATGgaacatgcacatcaagtgggtccatttgatgggcagtccacatcaaatgtgggacccacataatggatgatagTCATTGaatttgggcccacatgatggccgGTTGAAATCAAAAgtcggcccacatgatgaacgacccatattgatgGTGGGcactacataatgaatggtctacatcaaggtgggcctacataatggacggagtgggcttcacatgatggattgcccacatcaaagtgtTGCCCATCATAATGGATGATCTATATCaagagggccccacctaatggatggatcaCATCCAAGGTCTTGTATGATGGATAAACCATATCCAAAGtggccacatgatggacaatccacttcaAAGGTAGGGCTACACTATGGaaacatcaaatgtggactccaaATGATGGATGATGAGTAGTGGACATTAAGGAGCCCCAAACAAAGGACAAATAGcattgatggtggaccccacatgatggatgacctatatcaaggtgggcccctaatgatgaatggtccacattcaagacGGGCCTTGCATAATGGacgacccactttgaaggtttggctcacacgatggacggtccacatcaaaggtgggcaccATATGATGGTTGATCCACATCTAATGTACGACATAATGGAATGCTCTAGTATCACAAAGgttttaccaaacatacttactTCAAATAAGAGATTGTTTTTagactttaaaaaaaatgattttatcaaacgaacttattattattattattttgttagcttgtcagtacacaatATTATAAGTTCatacacacttcactgttagccacccccactagggatcaataccaagaccgtAGTGTTGAAAcagggtatctttcactcagtctaccacttgagctatggatgagGGTGTAACgaacttatttaaaacaagagttATAACAAAAAAGAGCTCATTGAAATAGCTCTTATCaaattagagtagagatgccaaatgaGCCTCAGGTCCTTACTTTGGATCCATTTAATACATAACAAAGCACCTCCCAAAATATAGAAATTCGCCATGCAAGCTTAACATGCACGTGGAAAAACCACCTTTTTACAGACATGGTGGGAGTGAAAGAAGTGGAAAAAGAAATGATTAAAGAAAAGAAACTTTGAAACTCCATGTTTGTGCACCACCACCTTGAGCTTGAAAAAGCAAAACTTCACACCCTTTCTTCACCCAAATGTCCTTGGAGGTGCATCTTCCCTTTCTATAAATTCCAGACCAATTCGGGTTCACTCCCGGGTGTTTCTCCTTTCccattccctctctttctcatttctccctCCTAagcttccttctctttctttccctctccttCTCCCCTATTTTGGTTTTTTGTTGCTCAGTAGAGGTTGAAGGCAGTAAGGTTAGTACttgttctccctctctctctctctctctctctctctctctctctctttcacagctaaccattaaaaacttcggtgggccaccataatttttagtttgccatccaacttgttgataaggtcacacaacctagatgaatggaaaacacaaatatcagcttaatccaaaactttggtagtccccaataaattttttaatggtgggcatttaatcaccaacAGCTTcctagtagtgtggtccacctgagatttgaatcttctttatttttagttttatgttCTAAGAGGAGgggggaaaatagatggacggctttgatataaaacatataagtcacAGACGGCTTAAAGAGGAACCAACCTCCTCAACTACTAGGAAAAAACAAAAGGTCATTTAAACACACGCGGactgcgtgctgagtaactcagcacgtgtaaactctgtggggccaccatgatgcatgtgtcttatccacgctgtccatcacataaatgaagcatatctaaagctaaggtggaccacatcacagggcACGAtgggaattgaatgtccaccgttgaaattttcttgggtGCCACAGAGATTATGGATGGAGATGATCTGTgtttttcctttgtccacttttacgtgaccttgtgaataggttggatgtggGAAGGATTCAATTGTGGCCGTCGTTATCCTTTCCCAAAAAGTGAACTGGATAAACGGATGGGATGGACGGAGATGAAAGACAGAcgtcacagtggcccccacaaagtttgcgtacgcaatccgcgttcctTTCAAACCCCCTTTTTTAGGGAATTGAAACTACAATAGCGACGTGCTCTTTAGGCCCTATaatgatgcgtgtgttttatccacaccgtccatcgattttggATTATTGTTTTAGGGCACGaactaaaaaataaagtagatcgaaatctcaggtggaccacatcacaggagaatagtggtgattgaacgccaaccattaaaaccttccttgggccactgtaaaatggatggactgcgtggataaaacacatatggtgggccccacagatcaccgttaggcaatccgcgtccctttccGTGCCATACCATAAAGAGGCGAATATGGGGCAGCTTTCATTACAAGTAAAATAAAGAAACGTACGAAGGCAAAATTGCTTTTCTATGGTTAAGAATCCGAATATAAGAAGAGTCCACAGCCATGAAATCTCCACCATGGAATTTTAAAACGATAGAAAATTCCATGGCCACGAAACCATTCCACCTCGAATAATCTGCACCACACAAACCCTCTTCAATCTGCACGCGGTTTGACCAGACAGCTGGCTAGTGTCAAAgcatgctctgtggaccccactatgatgtatgtgttttatccacaccatccatccattttccagctcattttagggcatgagcccaaaaatgaaacaagtCTAAATctaaggtgcaccacaccacatgaaacagtggaaattgaattcttaccgttgaaaacttttcaaTGGCCACAGAacttttgaatcaatctgatattggttggatgccaaataaacattacagtgagccccaggaagttttaatggtggatgttcgattaacactgttttcctatggtgtggtccacctaagatttgaatctgcataatggatggacaacgtggataaaacacatacatcatggcggggccgaCAGTGCTTT
This region of Magnolia sinica isolate HGM2019 chromosome 1, MsV1, whole genome shotgun sequence genomic DNA includes:
- the LOC131237241 gene encoding uncharacterized protein LOC131237241, translated to MHEFSTVDGFMDVNESLGEMIKYIANEPSVGLFYVQQHTQNAVPNLIHIKDRIVENSREITLHTEDLEDSIAMVRSMKDCGITIADEMNKDIKRSLLMMSASQPKKGLIQNPSLGFQMGRSSSWGAAGFSFNAGRAQQDGGSSGGYLSTVLNSAKQRAASLRWSQLDASPLGDPKGERLISFSTPPVSVVAAEVISTRTDMEADELPLSSHMVDEHFDLPTIIDESSSAHDPSPMLENYEKYRSDQEAKLAEWLEGIENRSGSVDTSRVNVS